The following is a genomic window from Pseudomonadota bacterium.
CGCGCCACCTGGGACTTCGCCTTCTTCGCCTCATCGACCCTGGCCACGTTCCTGTTCGGGGTTGCGGTGGGGAATGCCGTGCACGGTCTGCCCATCGGCCCTGACGGAGAATACGCGGGCACCTTTCTCGGATTGCTCACCCTCTACCCCATCATGGTCGGGCTCCTCGCCATCGCGCTGTTCGCCATGCACGGCTCCATCTACCTGTACCTGAAGACCGAGGGCGAGCTGCAGCAGCGCGTGCACGGCTGGATATGGCGTGCCTTTGCGGCCTTCGTCACGCTCTATGTCGCGGTGACCGCGTACACGGTGATCGACGTGCCCACCGCCACTGCCAACTTCAAGACCCTCCCGCTCACATGGGTCGCAGTGGTGCTCAACGTGCTTGCCATCGCCAACATCCCCCGGGCCATCTACCACGGGCTTCCAGGACGCGCATTCGTCTCTTCCTGCGCCACCATCGCAGCCCTGGTCTTCCTTCTCGGGATGGCCATCTTCCCCGATCTGGTGGTCTCGAACATCTCGCCGCAGTACAGCCTCACCATACAGAACAGCAGCTCGTCGACGCAAACCCTCGCATTGATGCGCACCATCGCATTCTGCGGCATGCCGTTCGTGCTGGCCTACACGGCCGCCATCTACTGGGCGTTCCGCGGCAAGGTGAAGCTCGGCAAGCACAGCTACTGAGGGTCGGCTCCGCTGCAGGGCGCCGCACATTCGAATAACGTCGGTCTCTTCTGGGTATGGTTGCCACGCGCCATCGGCGCATCAACCTTCCACGAACGGAGACCCGTCTCATGTTCGCATCGCGCTCATGTGCACAGACACGCAAGCGTCTGACACGCGCGTTCACACCCCTGGTCACCACACTGATCGTCACCTGTTCGCTCACGGGGTGCGCCACCGGCGGGGCCTCGTCATCTGCGGCGCAGACGACGGCCACGACATCTTCGACCGCGAGTGTCGGCACCTCCGCCCCCGCCCAGAGCATCGCAACGCCTTCGCCCTCGCCCTCGCCTCGGCCGAGTCCGGTCCCCCTGGCCCCCGTCGCCGCCGTCGGACAGCCCCTCGATGGCATCACCGCCACGCAACGAAAGCAGCACCTCGATGGCGCGACCCACTTCACCACGGTCGAGACCGTGCCACGGCTGGGCCCTCTCTTCAACGGCCGGTCATGCGCCGAGTGCCACACCGCCCCCACCGTTGGTGGCGGCGGATCGCAACGGGTGACACGATTCGGACGCGTGGTCAACGGGGTGTTCGACCCCATGACTGCACAAGGGGGAGGTCTGCTCCAGCGCTTCGCCATTGCGGGCTGGGCGGCGGAGATCGTCCCTCCGGAAGCGACCCTGACAGGTCAGCGGCGCACC
Proteins encoded in this region:
- the cydB gene encoding cytochrome d ubiquinol oxidase subunit II, which encodes MDLQLFWFFVLGVLLTGYAILDGFDLGVGIVHLGARTDTERRIFMNAIGPIWDGNEVWLVTFGGALFAAFPPVYATVFSGFYTAFMLLLCALIFRAVSMEFRSKQPSRRWRATWDFAFFASSTLATFLFGVAVGNAVHGLPIGPDGEYAGTFLGLLTLYPIMVGLLAIALFAMHGSIYLYLKTEGELQQRVHGWIWRAFAAFVTLYVAVTAYTVIDVPTATANFKTLPLTWVAVVLNVLAIANIPRAIYHGLPGRAFVSSCATIAALVFLLGMAIFPDLVVSNISPQYSLTIQNSSSSTQTLALMRTIAFCGMPFVLAYTAAIYWAFRGKVKLGKHSY